The following are from one region of the Cetobacterium somerae genome:
- a CDS encoding IMPACT family protein, with the protein MKSIKKAVRIEFEERKSKFIGYAKPISTKEEAEDFISMIREMHPDATHNCTVYRVIDNGQEYFKADDDGEPSGTAGKPMGEILTYMEVNNVVVVATRYFGGIKLGAGGLVRNYAKTAKLAVLEGEIVEFIERVECLLDFSYEKINEVEALLVSGNEELLNKDFNERVTYRVKVSNETLEKLKDIKDILVIM; encoded by the coding sequence ATGAAAAGTATAAAAAAAGCTGTAAGGATAGAGTTTGAAGAAAGAAAATCAAAATTTATAGGTTATGCTAAACCAATTTCAACAAAAGAAGAGGCTGAAGATTTTATAAGTATGATTAGAGAGATGCATCCAGATGCTACTCATAATTGTACTGTTTATAGAGTTATTGATAATGGACAAGAGTATTTTAAGGCTGATGATGATGGAGAGCCTAGTGGAACTGCTGGAAAACCTATGGGTGAAATACTGACTTATATGGAAGTAAATAATGTAGTAGTAGTAGCGACAAGATATTTTGGTGGCATAAAATTAGGAGCTGGTGGTTTAGTAAGAAATTATGCTAAAACTGCAAAGTTAGCAGTTTTAGAGGGAGAGATTGTAGAGTTTATAGAAAGAGTTGAGTGTTTATTAGATTTTTCTTATGAGAAAATAAATGAAGTAGAAGCGTTACTTGTAAGTGGTAATGAAGAGTTATTAAATAAAGATTTTAATGAACGTGTAACATATAGAGTAAAAGTTTCAAATGAAACCTTAGAAAAGTTAAAAGATATTAAGGATATATTAGTAATTATGTAA
- a CDS encoding MFS transporter yields the protein MKRRIPLTTQIFYGVGVSYAIVDQIFAQWILYFYLPPENSGLKPFLTPVLISLALAISRVVDMISDPVVGYLSDKFNSRWGRRIPFIAVGAIPLAITTVAFFYPPMISEKGTFIYLALIGSLFFTFYTIVGAPYNALIPEIGENSEERLNLSTWQSVFRLLYSAVAMILPGVLIKYFGKGDTLVGIRGMVISLSILCVLGLYVTVFLVPEKKYSRPVEHVGNIKEILKEVVKDKDFRNYLLGLLFFFVGFNSLRAMMNYYVEDIMGYGKETITIASALLFGASALFFYPVNKLSRKFGYRKIMLGSLVGLIILTIALSLLGKVIPVKYGFLIFGLLGIPISGAAFIFPPAMMSDISEKISKRINNRIEGVCFGIQGFFLKMAFLVSIVVLPLMLVLRGSGEVTKFGIYSSAIFSAVSFVISYVFYFKYNE from the coding sequence TTGAAGCGAAGAATACCTTTAACAACACAGATATTTTATGGAGTAGGAGTAAGTTATGCCATTGTGGATCAAATATTTGCACAATGGATCTTATATTTTTATCTTCCACCAGAAAACTCAGGTCTTAAACCATTTTTAACACCTGTTTTAATATCATTGGCATTAGCTATTTCAAGAGTAGTAGATATGATTTCAGATCCAGTAGTAGGATATTTATCAGATAAATTTAATAGTAGATGGGGGAGAAGAATACCATTTATTGCTGTGGGAGCCATTCCTTTGGCTATAACAACAGTAGCCTTTTTCTATCCACCAATGATAAGTGAAAAAGGGACATTTATCTATTTAGCACTTATAGGATCTTTATTTTTTACATTTTATACAATTGTAGGAGCTCCGTATAATGCTTTAATACCAGAAATTGGAGAAAATTCAGAAGAGAGATTGAATCTATCAACGTGGCAATCAGTTTTTAGATTATTATATAGTGCTGTTGCAATGATTTTACCAGGGGTTCTAATTAAGTATTTTGGTAAAGGAGATACATTAGTTGGGATTAGAGGAATGGTTATTTCATTAAGTATTTTATGTGTTTTAGGACTGTATGTAACTGTTTTTTTAGTTCCAGAAAAAAAATACTCAAGACCTGTTGAACATGTCGGGAATATTAAAGAAATTTTAAAAGAAGTAGTAAAAGATAAAGATTTTAGGAATTATTTATTAGGATTACTATTTTTCTTTGTAGGATTTAATTCTTTAAGAGCCATGATGAACTATTATGTAGAGGATATAATGGGATATGGAAAAGAGACAATAACGATAGCATCAGCTTTATTATTTGGAGCATCAGCTTTATTTTTTTATCCAGTAAATAAATTATCTAGAAAATTTGGATATAGAAAAATTATGTTAGGATCTTTAGTTGGACTAATAATATTAACAATAGCTTTATCATTATTAGGAAAAGTAATACCTGTAAAATATGGATTTTTAATATTTGGACTTTTAGGAATACCAATATCAGGAGCAGCATTTATATTCCCACCAGCAATGATGAGTGATATAAGTGAAAAAATAAGTAAAAGAATAAATAATAGAATCGAAGGAGTTTGCTTTGGAATTCAAGGATTTTTCTTAAAAATGGCATTTTTAGTATCAATAGTTGTATTACCATTGATGCTTGTTTTAAGAGGAAGTGGAGAGGTAACGAAGTTTGGTATATACTCATCGGCAATATTTTCAGCAGTATCTTTTGTAATCTCATATGTATTTTATTTTAAATATAATGAATAG
- a CDS encoding ComEC/Rec2 family competence protein, with protein MKKIEIGALIIIFASIFFFRLHWTTFKEKIEIGDIIELTGRVDAGKGKVENINGKYPVKNMYFTVNKVEDGEKIILGEVKKIKFSKWGVQYNIEAEEVNNKENILRTFFIKKIKKISANYSFGLEHFLRATVLGEGYLLDEDVKEKFRYTGTAHLLVISGLHIGIIITGMSLLFLKLNIQKRNRYILVFIILTLYVISIGKSPSIFRAYIMGSIYLLGNILYEKVNSKKSFMLAFCCSLLIFPTWIYSISFWMSYIAVFSIIFIYEKIPKIKKYRSKYFNKILNTLLMTLTIQFCMTPIFYIFFNTIPLFSVFSNLIIIPIASVFIMISFMTIFLSNFYLEFLTISLVNYTYIILIKSIELLSEIPYLTLEL; from the coding sequence TTGAAAAAAATAGAAATTGGGGCATTAATTATAATTTTTGCCTCAATTTTCTTTTTTAGGTTGCATTGGACAACATTTAAAGAGAAAATTGAGATAGGAGATATCATTGAATTAACTGGTAGAGTAGATGCAGGAAAAGGAAAAGTTGAAAATATAAATGGAAAATATCCAGTAAAAAATATGTATTTTACAGTAAACAAAGTAGAAGATGGAGAAAAAATTATTTTAGGAGAAGTAAAGAAAATAAAGTTTTCAAAATGGGGAGTTCAATATAATATAGAGGCAGAAGAGGTAAATAATAAAGAGAATATATTGAGAACTTTTTTTATAAAAAAAATAAAGAAAATAAGTGCAAATTATTCCTTTGGTTTAGAACATTTTTTGAGAGCAACAGTTCTAGGAGAGGGATATTTATTAGATGAAGATGTAAAAGAAAAGTTTAGATACACAGGAACAGCTCATTTATTGGTAATATCTGGATTACATATTGGAATAATTATTACAGGAATGTCATTGTTATTTTTGAAATTAAATATTCAAAAAAGAAATAGATATATTTTAGTTTTTATCATTTTAACATTATATGTTATTTCCATTGGAAAATCTCCATCAATATTTAGAGCATACATAATGGGATCAATTTATTTATTAGGAAATATTTTATATGAAAAGGTAAATAGTAAAAAAAGTTTTATGCTAGCTTTTTGTTGTTCACTTTTAATTTTTCCAACATGGATTTACTCCATATCTTTTTGGATGTCATATATAGCAGTATTTTCTATAATTTTTATTTATGAAAAAATTCCTAAAATAAAAAAATACAGAAGTAAATACTTTAATAAGATATTAAATACATTATTAATGACATTAACAATTCAATTTTGTATGACACCAATTTTTTATATATTTTTTAATACGATTCCTTTATTTTCAGTTTTTAGTAATTTAATTATAATTCCAATAGCATCAGTTTTTATAATGATAAGTTTTATGACAATATTTTTATCAAATTTTTATTTAGAATTTTTAACAATTTCATTAGTAAATTATACTTATATAATTTTAATAAAGAGTATTGAATTACTAAGTGAAATTCCATATTTGACATTAGAATTATAG
- a CDS encoding YwaF family protein produces the protein MEFELFDKLHLFYLLGYSLVFLFLYFGVAYNPQPKKIMRIISFVILLIKCGELFIRYKLIGEAWYQLLPLHLCNITLIFAVFGSIFRFPPFLYATFFWSIGAIFALLTPEVRETFPHFFNISFFSTHFYIIFVAIVEYKVFKLRPSLESWTASFLGLNIIATGVYFVNTVLGTNYLYINRKPTFSSPLNYFGEWPYYIIVVEFAYITLTLLLLFLFKKKDYKIKVNR, from the coding sequence ATGGAGTTCGAACTATTTGATAAATTACATCTTTTTTATCTTTTGGGATATTCTTTGGTTTTTCTGTTTCTTTATTTTGGAGTTGCATACAATCCACAGCCTAAAAAAATTATGAGGATTATATCTTTTGTCATTTTATTAATTAAATGTGGTGAACTTTTTATTAGATATAAATTAATTGGTGAAGCTTGGTATCAATTACTTCCACTACACCTTTGCAATATAACTCTTATATTTGCAGTATTTGGATCTATATTTAGATTTCCACCTTTTTTATATGCAACATTCTTTTGGTCTATTGGAGCAATTTTTGCTTTATTAACACCTGAAGTGAGAGAAACATTTCCTCATTTCTTCAATATAAGCTTTTTTTCAACACATTTTTATATAATTTTTGTTGCAATCGTAGAGTATAAAGTTTTTAAATTAAGACCATCTCTAGAATCTTGGACAGCTTCATTTCTTGGTTTAAATATTATTGCAACTGGTGTTTACTTTGTCAATACAGTTCTTGGAACAAATTATCTTTATATTAATAGAAAACCAACTTTCTCATCTCCTCTTAATTATTTTGGAGAATGGCCATATTATATAATAGTTGTTGAGTTTGCTTATATTACTTTGACCTTACTATTATTGTTTTTATTCAAAAAAAAAGATTATAAAATAAAAGTAAACAGGTAG
- a CDS encoding CCA tRNA nucleotidyltransferase: protein MDRIKLTKDIKEILNILNTHGKGYIVGGYIRDYLLGLTPKDCDFCTDIDYSKLKDIFKDYSPKEIGKAFGIIQIVYNGKSYEIAKLRKDVTFTSFRNIAEVEFINDIYEDLKRRDFTVNAIAYNGSNLIYLSQVEIDDIKNRVLRFVGNGKKRIEEDPLRILRGIRIAGEKKLLILEKTKQEIKECKNEIKRVSIERVQDEFFKMLKGENSSNSFKSLYELGVFEELFPKTHKNIKLNEVLEDLDKIDSLFLLEESLVLKLVVIFNKSKDELNYLKLDNKSKKSILNIIENLEKIKNISSKYEIKKMIMTIGLEDFKNILKIENLRDNISLIKEKFNEILINNEPIFMKALAISGKDILDLEIKDGKKIKELLEKSLDIVLKNPELNQKNYLLKLIEEEKI, encoded by the coding sequence ATGGATAGAATAAAATTAACAAAAGATATAAAAGAAATTTTAAATATTTTAAATACTCATGGTAAGGGATATATTGTAGGAGGTTATATAAGAGATTATCTATTAGGTTTAACTCCTAAAGATTGTGATTTTTGTACAGATATAGATTATTCAAAGTTAAAAGATATTTTTAAAGATTATTCACCAAAAGAGATTGGAAAAGCTTTTGGAATAATTCAAATCGTTTATAATGGGAAAAGTTACGAAATTGCAAAGTTAAGAAAAGATGTAACATTTACATCTTTTAGAAATATAGCCGAAGTAGAATTTATTAATGATATCTATGAGGATTTAAAGAGAAGAGATTTTACGGTTAATGCTATAGCTTATAATGGAAGTAATCTGATTTATTTATCACAAGTAGAAATAGATGATATAAAAAATAGAGTTTTAAGATTTGTTGGAAATGGAAAAAAAAGAATAGAAGAGGACCCGTTAAGAATATTAAGAGGTATAAGAATAGCAGGGGAAAAAAAATTATTGATATTAGAGAAAACAAAACAAGAGATAAAAGAGTGTAAAAATGAGATAAAAAGAGTTTCTATTGAAAGAGTTCAAGATGAGTTTTTTAAGATGCTAAAAGGAGAAAATTCAAGTAATTCTTTTAAATCTTTATATGAATTAGGAGTTTTTGAAGAGTTATTTCCAAAGACACATAAAAATATAAAATTAAATGAGGTATTAGAAGATTTAGATAAAATAGATAGCTTATTTTTATTGGAAGAATCTTTAGTACTAAAATTAGTAGTTATTTTTAATAAAAGTAAAGATGAGTTAAATTATTTAAAATTGGATAATAAAAGTAAAAAATCAATTTTAAATATAATTGAAAATTTAGAAAAAATAAAAAATATTAGTAGTAAATATGAAATAAAAAAGATGATTATGACTATAGGGTTAGAAGATTTCAAAAATATATTAAAAATAGAAAATTTGAGAGATAATATATCTTTAATAAAAGAGAAATTCAATGAAATTCTAATAAATAATGAACCTATTTTTATGAAGGCGTTAGCAATTTCGGGAAAAGATATATTAGATTTAGAAATAAAAGATGGAAAAAAAATTAAAGAGTTATTGGAAAAATCTTTAGATATAGTATTGAAAAATCCTGAATTAAACCAGAAAAATTATTTACTAAAATTGATAGAGGAGGAAAAAATTTGA
- a CDS encoding site-2 protease family protein produces the protein MIVLKVIILLFSLVLHELAHGYMALFCGDKTAKYSGRLSLNPLKHLDPIGALVPIFMLLSGSNFIIGWAKPVPVNYFAFRNGRVGEFLVSIAGVLTNYLLMILGAILIKYGVVPFNDISIYFIIINMALGTFNLLPIPPLDGSRVIASFLNDENRIKVFTLDTYGILFIIVLSYFGILSKMMSPIYNILVRFIDLIIRS, from the coding sequence ATGATTGTTTTAAAGGTTATAATTTTACTATTTTCTTTGGTATTACACGAATTAGCTCATGGATATATGGCTTTATTTTGTGGAGATAAAACAGCTAAATATTCAGGAAGACTATCTTTAAATCCATTAAAGCATTTAGATCCAATAGGAGCGTTAGTACCAATTTTTATGTTGTTAAGTGGTTCAAATTTTATAATAGGATGGGCAAAACCAGTACCAGTAAATTATTTTGCTTTTAGAAATGGAAGAGTTGGAGAATTTTTAGTTTCAATAGCAGGTGTTTTAACAAATTATTTATTAATGATACTAGGAGCTATTTTAATAAAATATGGAGTAGTACCTTTTAATGATATATCAATTTATTTTATAATAATAAATATGGCTTTAGGAACATTTAATCTTCTACCAATTCCACCATTAGATGGATCAAGAGTTATAGCATCATTTTTAAATGATGAAAATAGAATAAAGGTATTTACTTTAGATACATATGGAATTTTATTTATAATAGTATTAAGTTATTTTGGAATATTAAGTAAAATGATGTCTCCTATATACAATATTTTAGTGAGATTTATAGATTTGATAATTAGGAGTTAG